The Triticum aestivum cultivar Chinese Spring chromosome 4B, IWGSC CS RefSeq v2.1, whole genome shotgun sequence sequence TTATGCAACGTTGATGCCTGCTCTATCAAGCGACAGACACATTTTCCTCTTTCATATAGATTATTTAACGGTTAGAACCCAATTTGGGAGGACATTTCTTACAATCGTACGATTATTTAATTATTAAGGCAACGCCTGAATTTCGGTGCACGGATATTTCACTTGAGCATGTACTTTATGACCCCGGGGATGTGGACCCTGTAGAAGTACTCGTCCCAATCAATGGTCTTCGGGTCGAAATTGAAGAGGCTACCATGGTTGCTGGTCATGGCGAGCCTGAGCTTGTTTAGGTTGACGTCATCGAAGCACCCCTTGAACAGCGCAAAGGGCCCGTACAGATCCACCAGGTGCATCACGAACCTATAACAATATAACAATAAAGTCCGTGTCATCTTATGTGCCGCGCCATCAAGAAGATACAAACCACAAAAGATTTCAACCAACTAACCTGTACTTGCGTGCTTGGTCGTGGTAGAGGGTGTCGAGGCCGAAGAGGCCGCAGCAGAGGATGGAGAGCAGGTGGAGGAGCTCGAGGAGGAGGCGGTACCTGAGCATCATAAATAGGTGGAAGGAAGCCATGCTGCTGAGGAATGTCATCTTATGGGTACGCACGGTGCGACCGTCAGGGCCCACGCGAGGGTGCTCCGTGAAGTACCGAAACCCAGCCTCATGAAGCACATTGTATGGTGCCGGATTACGCAGCGACGAGCTCACGTGGTACACCGCCGGTGCATGTTGCTTGGGATGTGACTTTGTCTTCTCCAATGAGGACGAGCTGTGTGCCACTATTGCCGCCATCATCGCATTCACCACCATGTCGCCCGGCATCTGCACCAATGTATACCCAACCAAATGATTGCACTCACCACCGACTTTGAAATGTTGCTTTATAATCTTAAgtggggaaaccctttttcttatTATTACTGTAGGAATTCCTAGACTAACGACCAAACATTGCCTGGAATATATCTTAACTGCATGCATAGTACAACATTGCTTACCACATCCATGGTGAGGTTGAGGTCGGCCAAGAAGTATGTCAGGTTCTGCTTCGCATAGCCGATCACGATCGTGTCGATCGTCCtgcaatttacatttttttacattgAACAAGTACCATTTATCCCTTTATTTATTGCATTCGCAATAGATTAAAACGACTGCACTTTAAATTATAATGAACCTGGTGCCTTCGATCCATCCGGGCAGTGGGTCGTTCTGGACACTTGTGATGATGCTGGGACGGACGATGACAACGGGGACATCACACTGCAACTGGCTTAGCACCATCTCCCCCATCGACTTGGTGAACACGTATGTGTTTGGCCACCTGAAGTGCCGGGCCCTGGTAAGGCCAAGATCCTTCATGGCCTTCCTTTCGGCCTTGGGCGACGAATCAACGTCGGCCTCAAGCTGCTTTTTCAGGTCCTTGGCCAGTTTCAGCTCAGTGTCGATGTCGAGGCGGGTCCCCTCGAGCAGCGTCTCGCCATTCTTGAATGGTCTCTCTTGCACCAGCCCTTGCTTCTCACCCGCCACGTAAGCTGCACCAACTCATGTATGGATTTATTAACTTGATTTGTAAATCAAATCTAGGTGTACTTTAATTAACATCCAAGAACCCTTTTTTTGCCAAAGCATCCAAGTTCATACTCATAGTCAATGGTTACTTGTAGAGTTGGTGTACGTACCCGTGGAGACATGGAGGAGCACCTTGAGATTGGGGCACTTCTTGGCGAAGTTGCACATATGCTTCACTCCCATCACGTTCACGTCTAGAGCCACATC is a genomic window containing:
- the LOC543440 gene encoding fatty acyl-CoA reductase 1; the protein is MVDTLSEENIIGYFKNKSILITGSTGFLGKILVEKILRVQPDVKKIYLPVRAVDAAAAKHRVETEVVGKELFGLLREKHGDRFQSFIWEKIVPLAGDVMREDFGVDSETLRELRVTQELDVIVNGAATTNFYERYDVALDVNVMGVKHMCNFAKKCPNLKVLLHVSTAYVAGEKQGLVQERPFKNGETLLEGTRLDIDTELKLAKDLKKQLEADVDSSPKAERKAMKDLGLTRARHFRWPNTYVFTKSMGEMVLSQLQCDVPVVIVRPSIITSVQNDPLPGWIEGTRTIDTIVIGYAKQNLTYFLADLNLTMDVMPGDMVVNAMMAAIVAHSSSSLEKTKSHPKQHAPAVYHVSSSLRNPAPYNVLHEAGFRYFTEHPRVGPDGRTVRTHKMTFLSSMASFHLFMMLRYRLLLELLHLLSILCCGLFGLDTLYHDQARKYRFVMHLVDLYGPFALFKGCFDDVNLNKLRLAMTSNHGSLFNFDPKTIDWDEYFYRVHIPGVIKYMLK